In one window of Octopus bimaculoides isolate UCB-OBI-ISO-001 chromosome 20, ASM119413v2, whole genome shotgun sequence DNA:
- the LOC106880715 gene encoding uncharacterized protein LOC106880715 isoform X4: MLLAMMILMMASDTFAIFEIVHMSPPDIIDYGYTSTLVIICRYNVKHFDEFLLMQNDNHAVLRLKYYSHENYFYKDIQRDGFDCTPIKGYKGQITCWKFNPTCKDAANYTCRSATETSKPKTLKARSFMKSLDIVNPPIEVDKTLVFRCAAYVTELYGYSNFLWFERKLRDTRIHMNTVEAQRHFECLIPVVSFHRYTVKHKDVGFTNITCFLNGETLTKLLIKQAGSEQKPLGQTNNAEKLYSANIITKILTFATYMLFISNLR, translated from the exons ATGTTGTTAGctatgatgatactgatgatggctTCTGACACTTTCGCCA tTTTTGAGATTGTGCATATGTCACCTCCTGATATTATTGATTATGGATACACTTCTACATTAGTAATAATATGTCGGTATAATGTGAAACATTTTGATGAGTTTCTTCTCATGCAAAACGACAACCATGCCGTTCTCAGACTTAAATATTACTCGCATGAAAATTACTTTTATAAAGATATCCAGCGGGATGGTTTCGACTGCACTCCAATTAAAGGTTATAAAGGGCAGATTACCTGTTGGAAATTTAATCCCACATGCAAGGATGCGGCAAACTATACATGTAGGTCGGCTACCGAAACTTCAAAACCGAAGACTTTAAAAG CGAGATCTTTCATGAAAAGTCTGGACATTGTTAACCCACCTATTGAAGTAGACAAGACACTGGTCTTCAGATGTGCAGCATATGTCACTGAACTTTATGGTTATAGTAACTTTCTATGGTTTGAAAGAAAACTTCGTGATACtcgtatacatatgaatacagtAGAAGCTCAACGTCATTTCGAGTGTTTAATTCCAGTAGTGTCATTTCATAGGTACACTGTAAAACACAAGGACGTCGGTTTCACAAACATCACATGTTTTCTGAACGGTGAAACACTCACTAAACTACTCATCAAACAGGCAG GAAGCGAGCAGAAACCACTCGGACAAACAAATAATGcag AAAAATTGTACAGTGCAAATATTATTACTAAGATTTTAACATTTGCAACATACATGCTTTTTATTAGCAATTTGCGTTAA
- the LOC106880715 gene encoding uncharacterized protein LOC106880715 isoform X5: MSPPDIIDYGYTSTLVIICRYNVKHFDEFLLMQNDNHAVLRLKYYSHENYFYKDIQRDGFDCTPIKGYKGQITCWKFNPTCKDAANYTCRSATETSKPKTLKARSFMKSLDIVNPPIEVDKTLVFRCAAYVTELYGYSNFLWFERKLRDTRIHMNTVEAQRHFECLIPVVSFHRYTVKHKDVGFTNITCFLNGETLTKLLIKQAGSEQKPLGQTNNAEKLYSANIITKILTFATYMLFISNLR, from the exons ATGTCACCTCCTGATATTATTGATTATGGATACACTTCTACATTAGTAATAATATGTCGGTATAATGTGAAACATTTTGATGAGTTTCTTCTCATGCAAAACGACAACCATGCCGTTCTCAGACTTAAATATTACTCGCATGAAAATTACTTTTATAAAGATATCCAGCGGGATGGTTTCGACTGCACTCCAATTAAAGGTTATAAAGGGCAGATTACCTGTTGGAAATTTAATCCCACATGCAAGGATGCGGCAAACTATACATGTAGGTCGGCTACCGAAACTTCAAAACCGAAGACTTTAAAAG CGAGATCTTTCATGAAAAGTCTGGACATTGTTAACCCACCTATTGAAGTAGACAAGACACTGGTCTTCAGATGTGCAGCATATGTCACTGAACTTTATGGTTATAGTAACTTTCTATGGTTTGAAAGAAAACTTCGTGATACtcgtatacatatgaatacagtAGAAGCTCAACGTCATTTCGAGTGTTTAATTCCAGTAGTGTCATTTCATAGGTACACTGTAAAACACAAGGACGTCGGTTTCACAAACATCACATGTTTTCTGAACGGTGAAACACTCACTAAACTACTCATCAAACAGGCAG GAAGCGAGCAGAAACCACTCGGACAAACAAATAATGcag AAAAATTGTACAGTGCAAATATTATTACTAAGATTTTAACATTTGCAACATACATGCTTTTTATTAGCAATTTGCGTTAA